A DNA window from Mucilaginibacter xinganensis contains the following coding sequences:
- a CDS encoding efflux transporter outer membrane subunit produces the protein MKTRNQPYIILGLAGLLALSSCKVNKVYERPGELKTVNLYRDSLKTDTTTMASLPWRSLFADTILQNLIQEGINNNLDLKTAVLKIAEAQATLRASKAAYLPSLDAGVQVTKAKSSQAALNFPAGSGINLNTTTYQASLNASWEVNIWGQLSSLKRQALANFLKSDASKRAAQTQLIADIANYYYNLLSYDQQLRITEETVQNRIKDVETMKSLKQGAIVNGAAVVQSEANRYAAEVSIPDLKQSIREIENALCILLARAPGPIKRGVLADQVPIKQLNIGLSAQLLSNRPDVQASEYAFRSAFENTNVAHSYFYPTLTITASGGLSSLQLKNFFDNSIFYNLVGGLTQPIFNKGQNKARYRIAQAQQKETFNTFQQTLLTAGQEVSNALNSYENAISKQQIRDKQIAALTKSVDYTNELLRYSSATNYTDVLTSEQSLLAAQLSGVNDRLQELQAIVNLYRALGGGWQ, from the coding sequence ATGAAAACAAGAAACCAACCATATATCATCTTAGGATTAGCTGGCTTATTAGCCCTTTCATCCTGTAAAGTAAACAAAGTTTATGAACGCCCGGGCGAATTAAAAACAGTGAACCTGTATCGCGACAGCTTAAAAACGGATACGACCACGATGGCAAGCCTGCCATGGCGCTCATTGTTTGCTGATACTATACTCCAAAATTTAATACAGGAAGGGATCAATAACAATCTTGATCTGAAAACGGCCGTGCTTAAAATTGCTGAAGCACAGGCCACCTTAAGGGCCAGTAAGGCGGCTTATCTGCCTTCTTTGGATGCTGGCGTACAAGTCACCAAGGCTAAGTCATCGCAGGCAGCGTTGAACTTCCCCGCAGGTAGTGGTATTAATTTAAATACCACTACCTATCAGGCATCGTTAAATGCCAGTTGGGAAGTTAATATATGGGGACAATTGAGCAGTTTAAAGCGCCAGGCATTAGCCAATTTTTTAAAAAGCGATGCTTCTAAGCGTGCGGCGCAAACACAGTTGATTGCTGATATTGCCAATTATTATTACAACCTCTTATCTTACGATCAGCAGTTGCGCATTACCGAAGAAACGGTACAAAACCGGATAAAGGATGTGGAAACCATGAAAAGTCTTAAGCAGGGAGCTATTGTAAATGGTGCGGCGGTAGTGCAAAGCGAAGCCAACCGTTATGCTGCCGAGGTATCTATCCCTGATTTGAAACAAAGCATCCGCGAAATTGAGAATGCCTTGTGCATCCTGTTAGCCCGGGCTCCGGGCCCAATTAAAAGAGGCGTTCTTGCGGATCAGGTACCAATTAAGCAATTAAATATCGGTTTATCAGCGCAATTACTCAGTAACAGGCCCGATGTGCAGGCATCAGAGTATGCTTTCCGCTCGGCGTTTGAGAATACCAATGTGGCACATTCTTACTTTTATCCAACGCTTACCATTACCGCCAGTGGTGGCTTATCTAGTTTGCAGTTGAAAAACTTTTTTGACAATTCTATTTTTTACAATCTGGTAGGCGGCCTAACACAGCCAATATTTAACAAAGGTCAAAATAAAGCCCGTTACCGTATAGCGCAGGCGCAACAAAAGGAAACGTTTAATACTTTTCAGCAAACGCTGCTAACTGCTGGTCAGGAGGTGTCAAATGCACTGAATTCCTATGAAAATGCTATTAGTAAGCAACAAATACGCGACAAGCAAATTGCCGCTTTGACCAAATCTGTCGACTACACCAACGAACTGCTACGTTACAGTTCGGCTACTAATTATACCGATGTATTAACTTCAGAGCAAAGCCTGTTAGCCGCGCAGTTAAGTGGGGTAAATGATCGTTTACAGGAACTACAAGCCATTGTTAATTTATACAGGGCATTGGGTGGAGGCTGGCAGTAA
- a CDS encoding efflux RND transporter permease subunit: MLRKFIERPVLSTVISVIIVILGILGLTSLPISQYPEIAPPTVQVSTSYQGANADVVMSSVIVPLEEQINGVENMTYMTSTASNDGSASITIYFKLGTDPDLAAVNVQNRVSKATSLLPAEVTKSGVTTSKRQSSMVMIFSLYSDNKSFDQTFLQNYANINLLPQIKRITGVGDASVFGTRDYSMRIWLKPDVMATYGLIPDDINTALADQNVEAAPGKFGENDNQSYQYTIKYKGRLKSVTEFNNIIIRATTSGQVLRLKDVARVELGSQTYSGNTKTNGMPSIGIAINQTAGSNAHELIKQLESTIAGASKSFPPGIKYTSLLNANDFLDASIDKVIHTLIEAFILVFIVVFVFLQDFRSTLIPAIAVPVAIVGTFFFLNLFGFTINLLTLFALVLAIGIVVDDAIVVVEAVHAKLDAGAKSAKGATIEAMNDISGAIISITLVMAAVFVPVSFISGSSGVFYKQFGLTLAIAIIISAVNALTLSPALCALLLKPHAEGEHHKTTYKQRFYDAFNTAFETVTGKYKRSVSFLIDKKWLAGLGIAVFTVIFYILLKTTATSFVPNEDQGTLFGNISLPAGSSLERTAVIAEQVDGIIRKLPEVQTTLRITGQNFIAGAGGSYAMIVVKLKPWDQRTGKGQDINSLTGKLFGMTAGIKNAQIFFFAPPTLQGFGNSSGFEFQLQDKTGGEINKFSEVSGKFLAALNKRPEVQYATTSFNINFPQYQVDVNVAKVKAAGLTVSSILVTLQGYYGGLYASNFNEFGKQYRVMIQADNSYRGSPQGLNNIYVRNSNNIMSPISEFVSLKRVYGPEAINRFNLFTSIAVQGSPKPGYSSGDAIKAIGEVAAQTLPAGYSYEYSGLTREELSSGSQTIFIFMLCLIFVYFLLSAQYESYILPFAVLFSLPIGLAGAFIFAKIFGVENNIYLQITLIMLIGLLAKNAILIVEFAVARRRHGLTLVNAAIEGAVARLRPILMTSFAFILGLMPLMFASGAGAVGNRSIGTGAVGGMLIGTLFGVFVIPVLFIIFQSLQEKISGHPTATMPEATSEPAI, from the coding sequence ATGTTACGCAAATTCATTGAACGGCCGGTGCTCTCAACCGTAATATCGGTCATTATCGTTATACTGGGTATATTGGGTTTAACCTCATTGCCCATCTCTCAATACCCCGAAATAGCGCCGCCAACGGTGCAAGTATCCACCTCGTATCAAGGGGCCAACGCTGACGTTGTGATGAGCAGTGTGATTGTGCCGCTTGAAGAACAGATCAACGGGGTAGAGAACATGACCTACATGACCTCTACCGCCAGTAATGATGGTTCAGCATCGATCACGATTTACTTTAAACTGGGAACCGACCCCGACCTGGCTGCTGTAAACGTACAGAACAGGGTATCAAAAGCGACCAGCCTTTTACCGGCTGAAGTGACTAAATCCGGCGTGACTACCAGTAAGCGGCAAAGCAGTATGGTGATGATTTTCTCCTTATACAGCGACAATAAATCATTCGACCAAACCTTTCTCCAAAATTACGCCAACATCAACCTGCTGCCACAGATCAAAAGGATTACCGGAGTGGGCGACGCCAGCGTATTCGGCACCCGCGATTACTCGATGCGGATTTGGCTGAAGCCGGATGTGATGGCCACCTACGGTTTAATTCCGGATGACATTAACACTGCGCTTGCCGATCAGAACGTGGAAGCGGCACCCGGGAAATTTGGCGAAAATGACAACCAGTCTTATCAGTACACTATTAAATACAAAGGCCGCTTAAAATCGGTTACCGAGTTTAACAATATCATTATCCGCGCAACCACCAGTGGCCAGGTTTTACGTTTAAAAGATGTGGCACGTGTTGAACTGGGTTCACAAACCTACTCTGGCAATACCAAAACCAACGGTATGCCATCAATAGGCATTGCCATTAACCAAACCGCCGGCTCCAACGCCCACGAGCTGATCAAGCAGTTGGAAAGCACTATTGCGGGCGCATCCAAGTCTTTCCCGCCGGGTATTAAATATACCTCTCTGCTAAATGCCAACGACTTTTTAGATGCCTCGATTGATAAGGTGATCCATACCCTCATTGAAGCTTTTATCCTGGTGTTTATTGTTGTTTTCGTCTTTTTACAGGATTTCCGGTCTACACTTATTCCGGCCATCGCCGTTCCGGTGGCTATCGTGGGCACATTCTTCTTTTTAAACCTTTTTGGCTTTACCATTAACCTGCTTACCTTGTTTGCCCTCGTGCTGGCTATCGGTATAGTAGTAGATGATGCTATTGTGGTAGTGGAGGCGGTGCATGCCAAGTTAGATGCAGGTGCGAAATCGGCTAAGGGCGCTACCATCGAGGCCATGAACGATATCAGCGGCGCTATTATTTCTATTACCTTAGTAATGGCGGCGGTGTTTGTCCCTGTGTCCTTTATCAGCGGTTCGTCGGGTGTATTTTATAAACAATTTGGTTTAACACTTGCTATCGCTATTATTATTTCGGCAGTAAATGCTTTAACACTCAGTCCGGCGCTCTGTGCCTTGTTGCTTAAACCGCATGCTGAAGGTGAGCATCACAAAACCACCTACAAGCAACGGTTTTATGATGCATTTAACACCGCATTTGAAACCGTTACCGGCAAATACAAAAGATCGGTGAGCTTTTTGATAGACAAAAAATGGCTGGCTGGTTTAGGTATAGCAGTTTTTACGGTTATTTTTTACATCCTGCTAAAAACTACCGCAACCAGCTTTGTGCCTAATGAGGATCAAGGAACATTGTTTGGAAACATAAGTTTACCTGCCGGTTCGTCATTAGAGCGCACAGCAGTTATTGCCGAACAGGTGGACGGTATTATCCGTAAACTACCCGAAGTACAAACTACCTTACGTATTACCGGGCAAAATTTCATAGCCGGTGCCGGCGGTTCATACGCTATGATCGTTGTCAAGTTAAAACCATGGGATCAGCGTACTGGAAAAGGCCAGGATATTAACAGCCTGACCGGTAAACTTTTCGGAATGACCGCAGGGATCAAAAATGCGCAGATCTTCTTTTTCGCCCCTCCAACATTACAGGGTTTTGGTAACAGCAGCGGCTTTGAGTTTCAGCTACAGGATAAAACCGGCGGCGAAATCAACAAATTCAGCGAGGTGAGCGGTAAATTTTTAGCAGCGCTGAATAAGCGCCCCGAAGTGCAATACGCCACAACTTCATTCAATATCAATTTTCCGCAATACCAGGTTGATGTTAACGTGGCTAAGGTCAAGGCTGCCGGTTTAACAGTGAGTAGCATACTGGTTACCCTGCAGGGTTATTACGGCGGCTTATACGCATCAAACTTTAACGAATTTGGTAAGCAATACCGGGTGATGATACAGGCCGATAATAGTTACCGTGGCTCACCGCAAGGCCTTAATAACATTTATGTGCGTAACAGTAATAACATTATGTCGCCCATATCCGAGTTTGTTTCGCTGAAACGCGTTTACGGCCCCGAAGCAATTAACCGCTTTAACCTTTTTACGTCCATTGCTGTACAGGGTTCTCCAAAGCCCGGCTACAGTTCAGGAGATGCAATTAAAGCTATTGGGGAGGTAGCCGCGCAAACTTTGCCTGCGGGTTACAGCTATGAATATTCGGGCCTTACCCGCGAGGAATTATCCAGCGGTAGCCAAACGATATTTATTTTTATGTTGTGTTTAATATTTGTTTATTTTTTATTGAGCGCGCAGTACGAAAGTTATATCCTGCCATTCGCAGTCTTATTTTCATTACCTATCGGGCTTGCAGGAGCATTCATCTTCGCCAAAATATTTGGTGTAGAAAACAACATCTACCTGCAGATCACTTTAATTATGCTCATTGGTCTGCTGGCAAAAAACGCTATCCTGATCGTAGAATTTGCGGTGGCCCGGCGCAGGCACGGACTAACATTGGTAAATGCCGCTATTGAAGGTGCCGTTGCCCGTTTAAGACCAATTTTAATGACCTCTTTCGCTTTTATTTTAGGTTTAATGCCGTTAATGTTTGCATCCGGCGCAGGTGCGGTAGGTAATCGTTCCATTGGTACAGGTGCCGTAGGTGGTATGTTGATCGGTACCCTGTTCGGCGTGTTTGTGATCCCGGTGCTGTTCATCATTTTTCAATCGCTTCAGGAAAAGATAAGCGGGCATCCTACAGCTACCATGCCAGAAGCTACCAGTGAACCAGCCATCTAA
- a CDS encoding efflux RND transporter periplasmic adaptor subunit, with the protein MKIQTFQHLAFLSLAPLLLMACGGSQTQAGGPGATQPPANYQVFTIEAKDATLSNDYPATLQGEQNIEIRPKIDGFVEAIYVDEGTVVKKGQLLFKLNAPQYQQDVNNAIATINSAEAEVKSAQLLVNKTKPLVDKDIISPYELESDQFALNTKKASLAQARTSLANAKTNLGYTTITSPVNGVIGTLPYKVGSLVTSATTSPLTTVSNIDKVYAYFSLNEKQLLEFSRTVKGSTLKEKIANTPAVSLILSDGSNYTEHGKVETIAGLIDTQTGSASFRAAFPNPIRLLRSGSSASVRIPQPVKSGIFIPQRSAYELQGKHFVYVVDQTNTVKSVEVQIMDLLAGQYYVVTDGLKIGDKVVYDGNSSLKDAAQIKPEVMGADKVYQDLK; encoded by the coding sequence ATGAAAATACAAACGTTCCAACACCTTGCTTTTTTAAGTTTAGCGCCCCTGCTGCTAATGGCCTGCGGAGGCTCTCAAACCCAGGCGGGAGGCCCGGGTGCAACTCAGCCACCTGCAAACTACCAGGTATTTACAATCGAAGCAAAAGATGCCACCTTAAGTAATGACTACCCGGCCACACTACAGGGAGAACAGAATATAGAGATCCGCCCGAAAATTGACGGCTTTGTGGAAGCCATTTATGTGGATGAAGGTACAGTGGTGAAAAAAGGGCAGTTGCTTTTTAAACTGAATGCCCCTCAATATCAGCAGGATGTAAATAATGCCATAGCGACGATAAATAGTGCTGAAGCGGAAGTTAAAAGCGCTCAGTTGCTAGTCAACAAAACCAAACCGCTGGTTGACAAAGATATCATCAGCCCTTATGAGCTGGAATCAGACCAGTTTGCGCTGAACACCAAAAAGGCTTCACTGGCCCAGGCCCGTACTTCCCTGGCAAATGCCAAAACCAATTTGGGCTATACTACCATTACCAGCCCGGTAAATGGGGTTATTGGTACACTGCCTTATAAAGTGGGTAGTTTAGTGACCAGCGCCACTACCAGTCCATTAACTACGGTATCAAATATTGATAAGGTATACGCTTACTTTTCCTTAAATGAAAAGCAATTGCTTGAGTTTTCAAGAACGGTAAAAGGCAGCACTCTTAAAGAAAAGATTGCCAATACCCCAGCTGTATCGCTCATCCTATCTGACGGATCGAACTACACCGAGCACGGCAAAGTGGAAACCATTGCCGGTTTAATTGATACCCAAACGGGGTCGGCCAGTTTCCGCGCCGCATTCCCTAATCCAATACGTTTACTGCGTAGCGGCAGCAGCGCCAGTGTGCGCATTCCGCAGCCGGTAAAAAGCGGCATATTTATTCCGCAGCGCTCGGCTTACGAACTGCAGGGCAAGCATTTTGTGTATGTTGTTGATCAGACCAATACGGTTAAAAGTGTTGAGGTACAGATTATGGACCTTTTAGCGGGACAATACTATGTTGTAACCGACGGCCTAAAAATTGGCGATAAGGTAGTATACGATGGCAACAGTTCACTGAAAGACGCCGCCCAAATAAAGCCCGAAGTTATGGGCGCCGACAAGGTTTACCAGGACTTAAAATAA
- a CDS encoding TetR/AcrR family transcriptional regulator, whose translation MAIRDTGTEQLIKDTAKRIFFSEGKFNATTQDIADAAGIARTVINYYFRSKEALFQQVFQEAMDEMKLRLEEVLLSKLPFKKKIVRFIDVFSAELREYPYKETFMISEINAHGFVMPEKEPSPALQYFFKEIQQAIDRGEIRKMLPVNFMLNLLSLIAYPLLTRPLFKQMLEITDIKFEQLMHERKKIIVEMLFT comes from the coding sequence ATGGCTATTAGAGACACCGGCACCGAGCAATTAATTAAGGATACTGCCAAACGAATATTCTTTTCAGAAGGCAAGTTTAATGCCACCACCCAGGACATTGCTGATGCAGCAGGCATCGCCAGGACGGTCATCAATTATTACTTTAGGTCCAAGGAAGCCTTATTTCAACAGGTATTCCAGGAAGCGATGGATGAAATGAAGCTGCGCTTAGAAGAAGTATTACTTTCCAAGCTACCATTCAAAAAAAAAATCGTCCGGTTTATTGATGTGTTTTCAGCAGAACTGCGTGAGTATCCCTATAAAGAAACGTTTATGATCAGCGAAATTAATGCCCACGGTTTTGTTATGCCCGAAAAGGAACCATCGCCGGCACTTCAATATTTTTTTAAGGAAATACAACAGGCGATAGACCGGGGCGAGATCAGGAAAATGTTGCCTGTGAATTTTATGCTCAACCTCCTCTCGCTGATCGCTTACCCTTTACTTACACGCCCTTTATTCAAGCAAATGCTGGAAATTACTGATATTAAATTTGAACAACTGATGCACGAAAGGAAGAAAATAATCGTCGAAATGCTGTTCACCTAA
- a CDS encoding DUF4372 domain-containing protein: protein MHYTSSNTLRDICICLKAYKNKLYHPGIMKYVKPVYIIPCK from the coding sequence ATACATTACACCTCATCTAACACTCTTCGGGATATTTGTATTTGTTTAAAGGCTTATAAAAACAAATTGTATCATCCCGGTATTATGAAATATGTAAAACCAGTGTACATTATCCCGTGCAAATGA
- a CDS encoding glutamate synthase subunit beta: MGKPTGFQEFNRELPAKTPVTERVKNYNEFVHAYSDEKLNQQSARCMNCGIPFCHSGCPLGNIIPEFNDAVYRKKWEEAYNILSSTNNFPEFTGRICPAPCESACVLGINKPAVAIEEIEKHIIEIAYSKNLVKPTAPLVKTGKSVAVVGSGPAGLAAAAQLSKAGHAVTVYERDDRAGGLLRYGIPDFKLEKWVIDRRLEVMEKDGVEFKYNTEVGKDISADEIVRNNDAVIIAGGSTIPRNLNIPGRELKGIYFAMDFLKQQNKRVSNIEVTAEDILATGKDVIVIGGGDTGSDCVGTSNRQGARSIKQFEVMMQPPVQRTEHMPWPTYPMVLKTTSSHEEGADRYWGINTEEFLGDEDGNLRAIRVNEVSWELDVMGRPIKFNKVEGSEREIPCQRIFLAMGFLNPQYEGMIESLGIELDPRKNVKATEGAYRTSVSKVFAAGDMRRGQSLVVWAISEGREAARKVDEFLMGHSLLESKDAVNQFEQAF; encoded by the coding sequence ATGGGAAAACCAACAGGATTCCAGGAGTTTAACAGAGAGCTTCCCGCAAAAACGCCGGTTACAGAACGTGTTAAAAACTATAATGAGTTTGTACACGCCTATTCCGACGAAAAATTAAACCAGCAGTCGGCCCGTTGTATGAATTGCGGCATTCCGTTCTGTCATTCAGGCTGCCCGCTGGGCAACATCATCCCTGAATTTAACGATGCCGTATATCGCAAAAAATGGGAAGAAGCTTACAACATACTTTCCTCAACCAATAACTTCCCGGAGTTTACCGGCAGGATTTGCCCTGCTCCGTGCGAGTCGGCTTGTGTGCTTGGCATAAACAAACCTGCGGTTGCTATTGAAGAAATTGAAAAACACATTATTGAAATAGCTTATTCAAAAAACCTGGTTAAACCAACCGCTCCACTTGTTAAAACAGGCAAAAGCGTTGCCGTTGTAGGTTCAGGCCCGGCAGGTTTAGCCGCCGCCGCGCAGCTGAGCAAAGCAGGTCATGCAGTTACGGTATATGAACGTGATGACCGCGCAGGCGGCTTGTTACGTTACGGCATCCCCGACTTTAAGCTTGAAAAATGGGTAATTGACCGCCGCCTGGAGGTGATGGAAAAAGATGGTGTTGAATTTAAATACAATACCGAAGTGGGTAAAGATATTTCTGCCGATGAGATCGTTCGCAATAATGATGCGGTTATCATAGCAGGTGGCTCAACTATCCCGCGAAACCTTAATATCCCAGGCAGGGAATTAAAAGGAATTTATTTTGCGATGGACTTTTTAAAGCAGCAAAATAAACGCGTTAGCAATATTGAGGTTACTGCCGAAGACATTTTAGCCACAGGCAAGGATGTAATAGTAATTGGCGGTGGTGATACCGGTTCTGACTGTGTTGGCACTTCAAATCGCCAGGGTGCACGTTCTATTAAGCAATTTGAGGTAATGATGCAGCCGCCGGTGCAACGTACCGAGCACATGCCATGGCCAACTTACCCGATGGTGTTGAAAACCACCAGCAGCCACGAAGAAGGTGCTGACCGTTACTGGGGTATTAATACCGAAGAATTTTTAGGTGACGAAGACGGCAACCTGCGTGCGATCAGGGTAAACGAGGTAAGCTGGGAACTGGATGTAATGGGAAGGCCAATTAAATTTAACAAAGTTGAAGGTTCAGAACGGGAAATACCATGCCAGCGTATTTTCCTTGCCATGGGCTTCTTAAACCCACAATACGAAGGAATGATAGAGAGCCTGGGTATTGAGCTTGACCCGCGTAAAAATGTTAAAGCTACCGAAGGTGCTTACCGTACCAGCGTTAGCAAAGTTTTTGCTGCCGGCGACATGCGCCGCGGGCAATCACTCGTTGTATGGGCTATATCAGAAGGCCGGGAAGCTGCAAGAAAGGTGGACGAGTTCCTGATGGGGCATTCCCTGCTGGAAAGCAAGGATGCGGTGAACCAGTTTGAACAGGCGTTTTGA